The Syngnathus typhle isolate RoL2023-S1 ecotype Sweden linkage group LG3, RoL_Styp_1.0, whole genome shotgun sequence genome window below encodes:
- the LOC133151830 gene encoding uncharacterized protein LOC133151830, whose protein sequence is MRSTFVVVVLLWLGLAAAAAAAANGPKQQDSRLICSNDYNRTITCVWNSSDALTGGGAACSLHAQRINHLSERRRYKSECVLGPPAARTPSSLRTCSLVFSRDCIFQGNHVLKVHINCSDVEMRYRPACHVKLPPPGEPEMNQSRISWPIANQRWSYNFQLEWKLAGEPWNGASVRSEPRSELRLERLRRGAAYEARLRVRPSDEEKLGWLWSDWSPVARWTSDVGKGAAPLAVSLPLVLGVTISGTTCAVFLALLLFRADKTNWLYVFKKIRGPLLPDPGKSFLHNKWERPPFSIENLQFFLQPVDILAVMSAEGADPEAPGGPADREDPRDPLYPGGSGDLDHPKALLEKMMMMMKTTAVGFPPLMDFQLCPPPIPLASLTLDNLKACAPDDPYGPTGALADQDQDGQMKLLLEALGSFSRGGDEVTPVISDYEKIEKVQSEHLEETGGKCQGEGGFPFEGISLIDTIQVSLDYERFRTLGHRDGPELPSSDSGIGGVAEEHGSPEESFEEERAPSVHRPPGCESPLGFRGPILESLQALMLDAPDLDYGSVEPSGDGYMSLCPQDHVTS, encoded by the exons GGCTGATCTGCTCCAACGACTACAATCGAACCATCACGTGCGTGTGGAACAGCTCGGACGCGCTTACGGGCGGCGGCGCGGCGTGCAGCCTCCACGCCCAAAGGATCAATCATTTATCGGA GCGGCGCCGATACAAGTCCGAGTGTGTTCTCGGGCCGCCGGCCGCGCGGACGCCTTCCTCACTGCGGACGTGCTCGCTGGTCTTCAGCAGAGACTGCATT TTTCAGGGCAACCACGTACTGAAAGTCCACATCAACTGCTCCGACGTGGAGATGCGCTACAGGCCGGCCTGCCACG TGAAACTACCTCCTCCGGGCGAGCCTGAAATGAACCAGAGCCGCATTTCCTGGCCGATCGCCAATCAGCGCTGGTCGTACAACTTCCAGCTGGAGTGGAAGCTGGCGGGCGAGCCGTGGAAT GGGGCGTCAGTGCGCAGCGAGCCACGGTCCGAGCTGCGTTTGGAGCGCTTGAGGCGAGGGGCGGCGTACGAGGCGCGCCTTCGGGTGAGGCCTTCCGACGAGGAGAAGTTGGGGTGGCTGTGGAGCGACTGGAGCCCTGTCGCACGCTGGACGTCGGATGTGGGCAAGGGCGCAGCGCCGCTTGCTG TCTCCTTGCCGTTGGTTTTGGGGGTGACCATCTCAGGCACCACCTGTGCCGTCTTTCTGGCTCTTCTGCTCTTCAGGGCCGACAAGACCAACTG gctTTACGTCTTCAAGAAGATTCGAGGTCCACTGCTCCCAGACCCGGGAAAGTCCTTCCTGCACAAC AAGTGGGAAAGGCCTCCTTTCAGCATTGAGAACTTGCAGTTCTTCCTGCAACCTGTGGACATCCTTGCTGTGATGTCCGCAGAAGGTGCGGACCCCGAAGCCCCCGGAGGTCCCGCAGATCGTGAAGATCCCCGAGACCCTCTGTACCCTGGAGGCTCCGGGGACCTTGATCATCCAAAAGCTCTTCTggagaagatgatgatgatgatgaagaccaCCGCAGTTGGCTTTCCCCCCCTCATGGACTTCCAGCTGTGTCCTCCTCCCATTCCTTTAGCCTCACTCACTTTGGACAACCTGAAAGCGTGTGCGCCCGACGACCCCTACGGCCCCACGGGGGCTCTCGCGGACCAAGACCAGGACGGGCAGATGAAACTCCTCCTGGAAGCTCTCGGAAGCTTCTCCCGGGGCGGCGACGAGGTGACGCCAGTTATTTCAGACTATGAGAAGATCGAGAAGGTCCAGAGTGAACATTTAGAAGAGACGGGTGGTAAATGCCAAGGTGAAGGAGGATTTCCCTTTGAAGGGATTTCCCTCATAGACACCATTCAGGTGAGTTTGGACTACGAGCGCTTTCGGACGCTGGGCCACCGCGACGGGCCCGAACTCCCCAGTTCCGATTCGGGCATCGGCGGCGTGGCCGAGGAGCACGGAAGCCCCGAGGAGAGCTTCGAGGAGGAGCGAGCCCCCTCGGTCCACCGTCCTCCCGGGTGCGAGTCCCCTTTGGGCTTCCGTGGTCCAATTCTGGAGAGTCTCCAAGCTCTCATGCTGGATGCACCAGACTTGGATTATGGATCGGTGGAACCGTCCGGCGATGGTTATATGTCTCTTTGTCCTCAAGATCACGTCACAAGCTGA
- the LOC133151833 gene encoding monocyte to macrophage differentiation factor 2-like yields MTLGRFMNKRVPSNKRYQPTDYEHAANCATHALWIIPSLLGSSLLHLQSEDQWERVSAWVYGAGLSSLFTVSTLFHTVAWKKSHLRDVEQCFHMCDRMVIYLFIAASYAPWLNLRELGPWASHMRWLVWVMALSGTTYVFFFHERYKIVELICYTVMGLFPALVILSMPEQAGLRELLLGGALYCLGMVFFKSDGIVPFAHAIWHLFVAMGAAVHYYAIWKYLYAQPANPVRTSR; encoded by the exons ATGACTCTTGGAAG GTTTATGAACAAGCGTGTTCCTTCTAACAAGAGATACCAGCCCACGGACTACGAGCACGCAGCCAACTGCGCCACGCATGCG TTATGGATCATTCCGAGCTTGCTGGGCAGCTCGCTGCTGCACTTGCAGTCGGAGGACCAATGGGAGCGCGTGTCGGCCTGGGTCTACGGAGCCGGACTCAGTTCGCTCTTCACGGTCTCAACGCTCTTCCACACCGTGGCCTGGAAGAAGAGCCACCTTCG GGACGTGGAGCAGTGTTTCCACATGTGTGACAGGATGGTCATCTACCTGTTCATCGCGGCCTCCTACGCCCCCTG GCTGAACCTGAGGGAGCTTGGACCTTGGGCGAGCCACATGCGCTGGCTGGTGTGGGTGATGGCGCTGTCAGGGACCACCTACGTCTTCTTCTTCCACGAGAG GTACAAGATCGTGGAGCTGATCTGCTACACGGTGATGGGCCTCTTCCCTGCCTTGGTCATCCTCTCCATG CCGGAGCAGGCGGGCCTGCGCGAGCTGCTGCTGGGCGGCGCCCTCTACTGCCTGGGCATGGTGTTCTTCAAGAGCGACGGCATCGTGCCCTTTGCCCACGCCATCTGGCATCTCTTTGTGGCCATGGGCGCCGCCGTGCACTATTACGCCATCTGGAAGTACCTCTACGCCCAGCCCGCCAACCCCGTGCGCACCTCCAGATGA
- the c1qtnf6b gene encoding complement C1q tumor necrosis factor-related protein 6, with amino-acid sequence MRSLLSFLFLLPLACCLPAPSRPAGPRYCRRCCDHLDPQASAPHYRLPEVRTVVNMTILKGDKGDRGDKGTPGKPGAEGLSGPPGPAGPQGSKGQAGAPGDPCKNPRSAFSVGRRKSLHSVDYYQPLVFDTVFVNLHEHFNMFKGKFYCSVAGVYLFNLNVHTWNFKETYMHLMHNQEPQVILYAQPSERSIMQSQSVMMDLQPGDEVWVRLYKRQRDNAVYGDDVDVYITFNGYLVAPAGQ; translated from the exons ATGAGATCCCTTTTGAGCTTCCTGTTCCTGCTGCCGCTGGCGTGCTGCCTCCCGGCGCCGTCGCGGCCGGCGGGCCCGCGCTACTGCCGCCGATGCTGCGACCACCTGGATCCTCAGGCCTCGGCCCCCCACTACCGGCTCCCCGAGGTCCGCACCGTGGTCAACATGACCATCCTGAAAG GCGATAAAGGCGACCGAGGGGACAAAGGCACGCCCGGCAAGCCCGGCGCCGAAGGCCTCTCGGGTCCGCCGGGCCCGGCGGGCCCCCAGGGCAGCAAGGGCCAAGCGGGCGCCCCGGGGGACCCCTGCAAGAACCCGCGGTCCGCCTTCTCGGTGGGCCGCCGCAAGTCCCTGCACAGCGTGGACTACTACCAGCCGCTGGTGTTCGACACGGTATTCGTCAACCTGCACGAGCACTTCAACATGTTCAAGGGCAAGTTCTACTGCTCCGTGGCCGGCGTCTACTTGTTCAACCTCAACGTCCACACCTGGAACTTCAAGGAGACTTACATGCACCTGATGCACAACCAGGAGCCGCAGGTCATCCTGTACGCACAGCCCAGCGAGCGCTCCATCATGCAGAGCCAGAGCGTCATGATGGACCTGCAGCCGGGCGACGAGGTCTGGGTGCGCCTCTACAAGCGCCAGCGCGACAACGCCGTCTACGGGGACGACGTGGACGTCTACATCACCTTCAACGGGTATCTGGTGGCCCCCGCCGGACAGTGA